A genomic stretch from Rhodoligotrophos appendicifer includes:
- a CDS encoding helicase-related protein, whose product MKIIDNTSQLLGDDLKATIGKGSRLKIAASCFSIYAFEALKSELSKVESLHFIFTAPTFVPTEVTDRLRKERREFFIPKAGGESSLYGTEFEIQLRNKLTQRAVARECADWIRKKARFKSNSTNSPMQQFMHVAADAGGAAYMPISGFTAVDLGYQKGSAVSNLVTRVDEPSHTDVYLQLFNQIWSDAEKVKDVTSAICDHIESVYQENSPERLYFQILYNIFQEFLEDLDQDALPNDLTGYKDSQVWNKLFNYQRDAVTGIINKLETHNGCILADSVGLGKTFTALAVVKYYELRNRSVLVLCPKKLADNWRNYNTNLKTNIFAKDRLNYDVLCHTDLSRTSGESFGIPLNRVNWGNYDLVVIDESHNFRNNDVYKDRETRYQKLMNKVIRDGVKTKVLMLSATPVNNRFNDLRNQLALAYEGESESLSKNLKAKTGVEEIFRRAQKAFNAWTDLPPEERTASAILKALDFDFFELLDAVTIARSRKHIETFYDTKDIGKFPQRRKPLSYQCPITHRPDVLGLNDIFARLSVLKLAVYAPIGYILPSRLRKYEEIYDTQVEGGRGKLRQADRERSLQALMTTNLLKRLESSVEAFRLTLRALSGNIARTLDAIAGFERSGGSQTVSDYLADVSLNDEDEDLGGVDEFTVGKKVQISLSDMDVPSWKHDLEADLFLIRELITSMELVGPEDDAKLQHLKGIIAEKLAEPLNPGNRKVIIFTAFADTANYLYAHLAPALLQSNGIHTGKVTGSDTPKTTLKKNYDFQSVLTLFSPRSKEKHLILPEEPAELDILIGTDCISEGQNLQDCDFLVNYDIHWNPVRIIQRFGRIDRIGSPNSQIQLVNYWPDISLDEYINLRERVENRMMIADVTATGDDNVLTSKSSDIAYRKEQLQRLQEEVIELEDVRTGVSITDLGLNDFRMDLLNYIKANGALDHLPNGMHALVPANPAMGLTPGVIFALKNIHDSVNVNQQNRLHPYYLVYIGDNGEIVADHTQVKRLLDLIRSSCKGRPDPVQDVCRLFNERTQDGRKMEHCSNLLSAAIRSMIDVKEEKDLDSLFSGGRTSALVHTIAGLDDFELIAFLVIEEAAG is encoded by the coding sequence ATGAAAATCATCGACAACACTTCGCAGCTGCTCGGCGACGATCTCAAAGCCACTATCGGCAAGGGCTCCCGATTGAAGATCGCGGCATCCTGCTTCTCGATCTATGCGTTTGAAGCCCTGAAATCAGAGCTTTCCAAGGTCGAAAGCCTGCACTTCATCTTCACGGCCCCGACATTCGTTCCAACTGAGGTGACGGACCGTCTTCGCAAAGAGCGGCGCGAATTTTTCATCCCCAAGGCGGGTGGGGAGAGCAGCCTCTACGGGACGGAGTTCGAGATCCAGTTACGCAACAAGCTGACGCAGCGCGCCGTCGCGCGGGAATGCGCAGATTGGATTCGCAAGAAGGCTCGTTTCAAGTCGAATTCGACTAATTCTCCCATGCAGCAGTTCATGCACGTCGCGGCTGATGCGGGGGGTGCAGCCTATATGCCGATCAGCGGCTTCACGGCGGTGGACCTCGGGTATCAGAAAGGCAGCGCGGTATCGAACCTAGTTACCCGCGTCGATGAGCCCAGCCACACGGATGTCTACCTCCAGCTCTTCAACCAGATATGGAGTGACGCCGAAAAGGTAAAAGATGTCACCTCGGCGATCTGTGATCATATCGAGTCTGTCTATCAGGAAAATTCACCTGAGCGCCTCTACTTCCAGATCCTCTACAACATCTTCCAGGAGTTTTTGGAGGATCTCGATCAGGATGCCTTACCGAATGATCTGACGGGTTATAAAGACAGCCAGGTCTGGAACAAATTGTTCAACTACCAGCGCGATGCGGTGACCGGCATCATCAACAAGCTGGAAACGCACAATGGCTGCATTCTTGCCGATAGCGTCGGTCTGGGCAAAACCTTCACCGCGTTGGCGGTCGTAAAATACTATGAGCTGCGCAATCGGTCCGTGTTGGTGCTGTGCCCCAAGAAGCTGGCGGACAACTGGCGCAACTACAACACCAACCTCAAGACCAACATTTTTGCCAAGGACCGGCTCAACTACGACGTGCTTTGTCATACCGACCTGTCGCGCACGTCGGGAGAGTCCTTTGGCATACCGCTGAACCGGGTCAACTGGGGCAACTATGATCTCGTGGTCATCGACGAGTCCCATAATTTCCGGAACAACGATGTCTATAAGGACCGGGAGACCCGCTATCAGAAGTTGATGAACAAGGTGATCCGCGATGGCGTGAAGACCAAGGTTCTCATGCTGTCGGCAACGCCGGTCAACAATCGCTTCAATGACCTGCGTAACCAGCTGGCCCTGGCCTATGAGGGGGAGTCTGAGTCTCTCAGCAAGAATTTGAAGGCAAAGACGGGCGTTGAGGAGATTTTCCGCCGCGCCCAGAAGGCGTTCAATGCGTGGACCGATTTGCCGCCCGAAGAGCGCACGGCATCGGCGATCCTCAAGGCTCTGGATTTTGATTTCTTTGAGTTGCTCGATGCGGTGACGATTGCCCGGTCACGCAAGCATATTGAGACATTTTACGACACCAAGGACATCGGCAAGTTCCCGCAGCGGCGCAAGCCGCTGTCATATCAGTGCCCGATTACTCACCGGCCTGACGTGCTCGGGCTCAATGATATTTTTGCGCGTCTCTCGGTGCTGAAACTCGCGGTGTACGCCCCTATCGGTTACATCCTGCCGAGCCGTTTGCGGAAATACGAAGAGATTTACGACACCCAGGTGGAAGGTGGGCGAGGCAAGCTGCGTCAGGCAGATCGCGAGCGCAGTCTGCAGGCGCTTATGACCACGAACCTTCTAAAACGCCTCGAAAGTTCGGTAGAGGCATTTCGGCTCACGCTTCGCGCGCTGAGTGGAAACATCGCCCGGACGTTGGACGCCATCGCCGGCTTTGAGCGTTCCGGCGGTTCCCAGACCGTCAGCGACTATCTGGCCGACGTTTCCCTGAACGATGAGGATGAGGATCTGGGCGGTGTCGACGAGTTTACCGTCGGCAAGAAGGTCCAGATCAGCCTGTCGGACATGGACGTGCCGTCCTGGAAGCACGATCTGGAAGCGGATCTGTTTCTGATCCGCGAGCTGATTACCTCCATGGAGCTGGTTGGCCCTGAGGACGATGCGAAACTCCAGCATCTGAAGGGCATTATTGCCGAGAAGCTTGCCGAGCCGCTCAATCCGGGGAACCGCAAGGTCATCATCTTCACAGCCTTCGCCGACACGGCGAACTATCTTTATGCCCACCTTGCGCCGGCTCTCCTGCAATCCAACGGCATTCATACGGGCAAGGTAACCGGTTCGGACACGCCGAAAACCACGCTGAAAAAGAACTATGATTTTCAGTCGGTCCTCACGCTCTTTTCACCGAGGTCCAAAGAAAAACACCTGATCCTGCCCGAGGAGCCTGCCGAACTCGATATCCTGATCGGTACGGACTGCATCTCGGAAGGCCAGAACCTTCAGGACTGTGATTTTCTGGTCAATTACGACATCCACTGGAACCCGGTGCGCATCATCCAGCGCTTTGGGCGGATCGACCGCATCGGCTCCCCGAATAGCCAGATCCAGCTCGTCAATTATTGGCCGGATATCTCGCTGGATGAGTATATCAACCTGAGGGAGCGGGTCGAAAACCGCATGATGATCGCCGACGTGACGGCGACTGGCGACGACAACGTCCTCACGTCCAAGAGCAGCGATATTGCCTATCGCAAGGAACAGCTTCAGCGCCTTCAGGAAGAGGTGATCGAGCTTGAGGATGTGCGAACGGGGGTTTCGATCACGGACCTCGGCCTCAATGATTTCCGGATGGATCTCCTGAATTACATCAAGGCCAATGGCGCGCTGGATCATCTGCCGAATGGCATGCACGCCTTGGTTCCGGCGAACCCCGCTATGGGTCTGACGCCGGGCGTGATTTTCGCGCTGAAGAACATCCACGACAGCGTGAACGTCAATCAGCAGAACCGCCTGCACCCCTATTATCTCGTCTATATCGGCGACAACGGCGAGATCGTGGCGGACCACACCCAGGTCAAACGGTTGCTCGATCTGATCCGTTCAAGCTGCAAGGGCCGTCCCGATCCCGTCCAGGATGTATGCCGCCTGTTCAACGAGCGCACGCAGGACGGGCGCAAAATGGAGCATTGCTCAAACCTTCTGAGCGCCGCGATCCGGTCCATGATCGACGTGAAAGAAGAGAAGGATCTCGACAGCCTGTTCAGCGG